A genome region from Triticum aestivum cultivar Chinese Spring chromosome 2B, IWGSC CS RefSeq v2.1, whole genome shotgun sequence includes the following:
- the LOC123039704 gene encoding uncharacterized protein — protein sequence MSMDHLARTTSTGASRRKATVIAPSSLKLRKPYIVAEVKGKQKRVLLDQAAHDKLLAEVPKHKHKHKRVQIRDDKYDKEQENGLIAGSSSRGKRTKASPCQQDCVPGASTYANGHAKAEASPCQQGGTSQTEECSEPNLPEDIWHHIHSLMPLKDAARAACLSRSFLSSWRCHSILILNREAFGLDVCADHKETTRTFRSKIDHILGNHSGTGVRILKLRLVSNDKAKNRDYIDKWLHKAVKPGIEELTLTMPMSNKRKYEFPCTLISNGLGNSLQCLYLSDCSFHPMAGHCGLSSLTKLELLMVGITGDELSCLVSSSAALEQVLLRDCSKVLLEDTLPS from the exons ATGTCCATGGACCACCTAGCGagaactacaagcactggagcgagccgaaggaaAGCTACCGTCATCGCCCCTTCCTCACTGAAGCTGAGAAAACCTTATATT GTTGCAGAGGTGAAAGGGAAGCAGAAGAGGGTGCTGCTCGACCAGGCCGCGCACGACAAGCTGCTCGCGGAGGTGCCCAAGCACAAGCACAAGCACAAGAGGGTGCAGATCCGAGATGACAAATATGACAAGGAGCAAGAAA ATGGCTTGATTGCTGGTTCTTCATCAAGGGGTAAAAGAACAAAGGCCTCACCCTGCCAACAAGATTGTGTTCCAGGTGCATCAACTTATGCAAATGGTCATGCAAAGGCAGAGGCCTCACCCTGCCAACAAGGTGGTACCAGTCAAACAGAGGAGTGTTCAGAGCCAAATCTTCCAGAG GACATCTGGCATCATATACATTCCTTAATGCCATTGAAAGATGCTGCCAGAGCCGCCTGCCTGTCTCGGTCCTTTCTGTCTTCCTGGAGATGCCATTCGATCCTCATTTTGAACAGGGAAGCATTTGGGTTGGACGTATGTGCGGATCACAAGGAAACAACTAGAACTTTTAGAAGCAAAATTGACCACATTCTGGGAAACCACTCGGGTACTGGCGTGAGAATACTGAAACTTCGGTTAGTTTCAAATGACAAAGCGAAGAACCGTGATTATATCGACAAATGGCTTCATAAGGCTGTTAAACCAGGAATTGAAGAACTCACCCTTACTATGCCTATGAGCAACAAACGCAAATACGAGTTCCCGTGCACACTTATATCAAATGGGCTGGGAAACTCACTCCAGTGTCTTTACCTTTCCGATTGTTCCTTTCATCCTATGGCTGGGCACTGTGGCTTGAGTAGCCTGACAAAACTAGAGCTGTTAATGGTGGGTATCACGGGGGACGAGCTAAGCTGTCTTGTTTCCAGTTCTGCAGCTTTGGAGCAGGTTTTACTCAGGGATTGCAGTAAGGTACTGCTTGAGGATACCTTGCCATCTTGA